In the Dictyostelium discoideum AX4 chromosome 6 chromosome, whole genome shotgun sequence genome, tatggataaaaaaaaaaaaaaaaaaaaaaatacatatacAATTATAGTAgtaagggaaaaaaaaaaaaaaaaaaagatttatatacattaaaaaaatagtttaaaaataactttagatattttttttttttttttcattattttcttttctgcatacccaaaaaaaaataaaaaaataaataaaccgCACACACCCACACAAACTCACCCcacataattttttatatttctttttttttcttttttaaaaaaaaaaaaaaattctaattgtgtatatatatatatatatttttttttttttaaaaaaaaaaataggataATGAACATGTTAATTTATTCCAAAGAAATTTCGTAAATGAAGTTAAACGTTGTGATGATAtggaaaagaaattaaaattctttgAAGATCAAGTTAAAAAGGAAccaaaattacaaaaacttTTACCAGATAATATGTTAtcagttgttgatgatgattcacAAATGGATGAATTGGAAGGTCGTTTCGATGAATTAGAATCTGAATTAAAACAAGTTAATGCCAATCAAGAGACACTCCAAAGAAATTAcaatgaattaattcaattacgTCATGTATTGACCAAGGATTCAGTATTCTTCCAAGAGAATCCAAATTTGATCGAAGGTGAAGGTCATGAACATAGCGCACGTAGTCCATTGCTTGCAGAGGATCAACACGTTTCAGAAGTTGCCAAACAAGGTGTTAAATTAGGTTTCATCACTGGTGTTATGAATACAGACAAGATGCCACAATTCCAACGTTCACTTTGGAGAACCACCCGTGGTAACAATTATGTCAAGGATGCACGTATCGAAGAGGAAATCATTGATCCACAAACTGGCGAGGAAACTGCCAAGACTGTATTCATTGTTTTCTTCCAAGGTGAGAGATtacaacaaaaaattaaaaagatttgtGAATCATTTGGTGCCAACATCTACGATTGTCCAGATAATTCATTCGAACGTTCAAATCTTTTACAAAAAGTTACTGTTCGTATCACTGATCTCTATGAAGTTTTACAACGTTCAAAGGATCACAAGAGACAAACTTTAGCAGGTATCGTACCAAGACTTTACTCATGGAAGAAGAAGGTTTTACTCGAGAAATCAATCTATCACACTATGAATCTTTTCGATTATGATGTTGGTAGAAAATGTTTAATCGCCAAAGGTTGGACACCAAAAGATAAGATCGAAGAGATTCAATTGGCTCTTCGTACAGCTACCACCCGTAGTGGTGCTTTGGTACCATCAGTTTTATCAATCATAAAGACTGAAGGTTCACCACCAACTCATTTCGAAACTAATAAATACACAAGTTCATTCCAAGAGATTGTCAATGCCTATGGTATTGCACATTATCGTGAGGTTAATCCAGCCGTTTTAACCATCGTTACTTTCCCATTCCTTTTCGGTGTTATGTTTGGTGATGTTGGTCATGGTGCTCTCCTCTTACTCAGTGCCCTCGGTTTAATCTCTTTGGAAAAGAAATTGGCCGGTAAGAAATTgaatgaattaattcaaatgcCTTTCGATGGTCGTTATGTACTCTTCCTTATGTCTCTCTTCTCCATTTATGTTGGTTTCATTTACAATGAATGTTTCTCAATTCCAATGAATATTTTCGGTTCTCAATATAACCTTAATTCAACCACCGGTCTTTACACTTATCAACATACCGATCGTGTTTATCCAGTTGGTGTCGATCCACTCTGGAAAGGTGCTCCAAATGAATTGGTCTACTATAACAGTTTCAAAATGAAGTTATCCATTATCTTTGGTGTCGTTCAAATGAGTGTTGGTATTTGTTTCTCATTGTTGAATTACTTAAATCAAAAAGGTCCAATCAAGATTGTAAACATTCTCACTCAATTCGTTCCACAAATGATTTTCCTTTGGTCTATCTTTGGTTATATGTCTGTCTTGATCATCTTAAAATGGGTCGTTCCATATCGTTCATTTGAGGTTGACAAAGTTGATCCACCATTCATTCTTCCAACCATTATCGCTATGTTCTTGTCACCAGGTGGTACACCAGATGTTGTCTTCTTCTCTGGTCAAGGTGCTGTTCAAACCGCTCTCTTATTCTTGGCTCTCATTTCCATTCCAGTTATGTTGGTCATTAAACCATTGTTCATGAAGAGATTCCACTTCCAAGAAGTcgaaagaaagaaattagGTCACCACGAAGAGGAACATGATGATGAAGCTCTCTACACTGGTCATCACggtgaagaatttgaaatgGGTGAAGTCTTTGTTCATCAAGTCATTCATACCATCGAGTTTGTTTTGGGTGCTGTTTCAAATACTGCCTCTTATCTTCGTTTATGGGCTCTTTCATTGGCTCACTCTGAGTTATCTTCTGTATTTTGGGAACGTATTCTCATTGGTCAAGTCGAACGTGGTAATCCATTCTTGGCTTTCGTTGGTTTTGGTGCTTGGTTAGGTGCCTCTGTTGCTGTACTTTTACTTATGGAATCCCTTTCTGCTTTCTTGCACGCTCTTAGACTTCATTGGGTAGAATTCCAAAATAAATTCTATATTGGTGATGGTGTTAGATTCATTCCATACAGTGCCACTCGTATTCTTTCTGGTtctgaagatgatgaataaatcatttaactaactaaataaataaataaataaataaataaataaaataaaataaaataaaataaaacttaaaaGGTGTTTTTAATAAGAaatctcattttatttttttttttattttttttttttttttttggattattaATGCCATTATGTTTCTATATTTGAAGGGTCTTTAAAATGGTTCGGATCTTTTGAAAgagttaattttaaatcttttgcttttttaatatattctgGAATAGCGTTTGAAGTTGGCAAAAGTTTGGAAGGTTGTTTCCGATGTCtgtaagatttttttttttgatataaataaactattgtaGTATACAATTagtatgttatttttatttatttattttaggttttttagtttttgtgaatttaaaatagtatgttattttagattaggtaattaataattaattggtggtgtAATTGTTGGAATTGGTTCATTTGTGTTTATGctccattcttttttaaattttttgatggtTTCGGACCATTGGGTTTCTTTTTGAGTTTTTGTGAGgttgtttttaattgagtatTGGTTAAAGTTTGATAAAGTTCTTGAATATTCCAATCTTATTAGCTTGTgccattttgattttaatatgtCATAATCTAGTGTTGTGTTGTTTATTTGGTTGTtccaattatcaattgattgagttATATTGAtgtcaaataatgatttgcATAACCATATCCATATTTGGTGAATAACTAATGAGATTATGTTCCAATATGCATGTGTTCTGACTAGATCAAGATTTGTGTTTATATAATTCCAGTTGAACctgtattttttatattgtgcGTTTTCtgcaaaatgaaaattaatattgatagttGGATCTGGTTTAAATgctttgttgtttgtttgtggTTTATAGATGAGTGTGtataattttgttgtttggtTTTTTGTTAGTGACCAGTTTTTGTTTCCATtgcaatttttatatataaaatattttaatttgtcgTGGTTAATGAAGTTGATTGTGTGCTgacaattgaaaaacaaatgacCATAGGGAtcattattcatttcattGTTGCAAATGGGGCAAACTTTGTTGTGTAGATGATTAATCGGAAGACATCTAGCATGGAATCTTTGCATTGTATCACGGCCTTTtggatcttttaatttttgaattttgacaAAAAGTTGGTCGTATGTGTATTTCCATAATAGTTGTATTGATTGTTGGTGCGAAGTAAGAAGTAGATCTGAATATTTCTTGCCAATATAGTCTTTTGATTTACATTGGTGATTGTTGAGTATTGTCGAGTAGATTTCTTTGAGTGTTGGTGGTagtgaaatattatttgtgttTAATGTTTGAGaggtttgattttttattaatattggttgTAGGATTTGAACTTTATCTTTTAGATGTCCAATTTGAGTTGCATAGTTTTCccattcttttttgatttttataaggTATGGAGAAGAGATTgatttgttgatgatttgATCCATCCAACTTATCATGTATATTGAATTGTTTGCAGATTTATGCATTTGTAAAAATCTGTTGTATATCCAAATCTTTTGAGCAACTTGTCGTAATTGTATATTCCACATACCCCAACCACCTTcttttaatggttttaatgATCTATCATAACACATCAAAGGTATTTTTGCACGTGAATGGATGGTTGATGTGTTGTTTTCAATGGAATTGGTATTAGGAGTTGGTGATTCAGAATTTGCGGGAGAATTCATAAACCATgagattaatttattaatttgaaattcttcatcttttGTAAATTCTTCAAGGTATGATAAATATGTTATTGGTGATAGTGAGTAGGTGTTTATGatggttgtttttgtttttaatgttGTGCCACTAGTTTTCCATAGTACTAATGATTTATTCAATGTTTTCATTGTTTCTGGTAATTTCCTATGTAAACCATTATGATTAAAGAAATAGCCAAGAACTCTTTCTGATTGATCTTTTTTGGTTATTGGTATTCTTTTTGATTGTGgaatattgtttattatgtGTTTATCAGTG is a window encoding:
- the vatM gene encoding vacuolar ATPase transmembrane subunit, yielding MSFLRPSIWRSSPMQMVQLFVQIEAAHDTVDELGKLGLIQFLDDNEHVNLFQRNFVNEVKRCDDMEKKLKFFEDQVKKEPKLQKLLPDNMLSVVDDDSQMDELEGRFDELESELKQVNANQETLQRNYNELIQLRHVLTKDSVFFQENPNLIEGEGHEHSARSPLLAEDQHVSEVAKQGVKLGFITGVMNTDKMPQFQRSLWRTTRGNNYVKDARIEEEIIDPQTGEETAKTVFIVFFQGERLQQKIKKICESFGANIYDCPDNSFERSNLLQKVTVRITDLYEVLQRSKDHKRQTLAGIVPRLYSWKKKVLLEKSIYHTMNLFDYDVGRKCLIAKGWTPKDKIEEIQLALRTATTRSGALVPSVLSIIKTEGSPPTHFETNKYTSSFQEIVNAYGIAHYREVNPAVLTIVTFPFLFGVMFGDVGHGALLLLSALGLISLEKKLAGKKLNELIQMPFDGRYVLFLMSLFSIYVGFIYNECFSIPMNIFGSQYNLNSTTGLYTYQHTDRVYPVGVDPLWKGAPNELVYYNSFKMKLSIIFGVVQMSVGICFSLLNYLNQKGPIKIVNILTQFVPQMIFLWSIFGYMSVLIILKWVVPYRSFEVDKVDPPFILPTIIAMFLSPGGTPDVVFFSGQGAVQTALLFLALISIPVMLVIKPLFMKRFHFQEVERKKLGHHEEEHDDEALYTGHHGEEFEMGEVFVHQVIHTIEFVLGAVSNTASYLRLWALSLAHSELSSVFWERILIGQVERGNPFLAFVGFGAWLGASVAVLLLMESLSAFLHALRLHWVEFQNKFYIGDGVRFIPYSATRILSGSEDDE